A single window of Gossypium hirsutum isolate 1008001.06 chromosome A10, Gossypium_hirsutum_v2.1, whole genome shotgun sequence DNA harbors:
- the LOC107948271 gene encoding probable prolyl 4-hydroxylase 7 translates to MEYRYFLGFFLLLLINFTLVSAEINGSVLKMRGGTSSVQFDPTSVTQLSWRPRAFIYNGFLSSEECDHLIFLAKDKLEKSMVADDVSGQSIESEVRTSSGMFLKKALVPCCLHEERKPPYLLRRRGRELHLSRVQPRKFVTLSCSSPEGPKKSFSKYFGPDL, encoded by the exons ATGGAGTACCGGTATTTTCTcggattctttcttcttcttttgatcAATTTTACTTTGGTTTCGGCTGAGATTAATGGATCGGTGCTTAAAATGAGAGGAGGAACTTCTTCTGTTCAATTTGATCCCACTTCTGTTACCCAACTCTCATGGCGCCCCAG GGCTTTTATTTACAATGGATTTTTATCAAGTGAGGAATGTGATCACCTTATTTTTCTG GCTAAGGATAAGTTAGAGAAGTCAATGGTGGCAGATGATGTATCAGGCCAGAGTATTGAAAGTGAAGTTCGAACCAGCTCCGGCATGTTTCTTAAGAAAGCTCTG GTACCATGttgtcttcacgaggaaagaaaaccgCCGTACCTgcttcgaagaagaggaagggagcttCATCTTTCACGAGTCCAACcacgaaaattcgtcaccctctcctgcagttcccccgagggccccaagaagagcttttccaaatactttgggcctgacctttaa